CTGGCAGTTTGATTGCTGCTGGTGCGGTGGTGCTGGAAGGTCAGGTGATTCCGGCGAAGTCGTTGGCTGCTGGGGTGCCGGCGAAGGTGCGTCGTGAGTTATCTGATGAGCAGTCTGCTGGGTTTATTCCCCATGCTGGCCGTTATGTTGAGGTAGCGGCTCAGCATGGGGAGTTGGGTGCTCCGCTCAGTGTGGAGGATGTTCGCTTCCGTTAGCGGGATGCGACGATGCGCTTTGCCAGTCCGAGTGGGTCTTCGATGAGGTGATCGAGGGCTACTGCTCGGGCGGCGGCGCGGGCGTTGTCCAGGTGGGTGGGGAAGACGCGGATTTCTATGTTGGGGTTGGTGGGGGAAGAGCGTAGTGCTTTGCCTACGGTTCGGGCGTCGTCGGGGTTGGAGAACGCGGAGCCTGCGAGCACGATGCTGTTGGGGGCGTGTTCAGCGACGAGGTGGACGGCTGCTTCGCTGAGCAGTGCGACGTCCTCCGAGGAGGTGTCGATGGGAACGGTGGTGATGCTGTCGGGGGTTTGTAGTGCTGCACCGGTGGAGTCGTCGGCGTAGAAGATGAGGGTGGTGCTGGGATGGTTGGGGTCTTGTGCTTGTTGTTCTGCACCGGCGATGGCGGTGGTCACGCTGGTGGCGGCGATCGGGACGGGGATTCGTTTGTAGAGTGCGCTGACGATGTCGAGGCGGTCCCATCCGAGATTGGCTGCGGTGACGAGCCCAGTGGGGGATACTCGGCCGGAGCTGGAGATTCCGATGCTGGCTAGTGGTAGTTCGGAGAGTGTGGTGAGTTCGGTGATGGCAGTTGTGATGGCATCGATGTAGGTAT
The sequence above is drawn from the Corynebacterium rouxii genome and encodes:
- a CDS encoding ROK family protein; translation: MPNRRTLRNTPSFTKPISPAASCLHLIRHLQPVTRATLVNGSGKSQPTVTRAVAALMEAHLVRERPDLSIPQGPGRPTIPIELAPSPWVHIGVAVGTRATYIGAYNTRGIALREKMIEIRPASTSIDTYIDAITTAITELTTLSELPLASIGISSSGRVSPTGLVTAANLGWDRLDIVSALYKRIPVPIAATSVTTAIAGAEQQAQDPNHPSTTLIFYADDSTGAALQTPDSITTVPIDTSSEDVALLSEAAVHLVAEHAPNSIVLAGSAFSNPDDARTVGKALRSSPTNPNIEIRVFPTHLDNARAAARAVALDHLIEDPLGLAKRIVASR